In a genomic window of Anaeromicrobium sediminis:
- a CDS encoding glycoside hydrolase family 26 protein, giving the protein MKKNFLWILLAILLMSTFTSYGEENYKRHYFYYGGYSSKIPTEFQINKSREEIVTEITTQDGSKIKIYKQPIKGFRLSDYVYYSNEKIRQGVGGFSLTSSDKITYPNTATAYRTSYTRSKSDTIPNDKNMYYEIHEYYKDTKTMITFWLKTDENHIETYKEILNNMAKSTWLMDSKSRITITNPKDLEPKDTSLFLEGTDFNISIPDNQMAWGVFHPVSPYYDDFIEGVEKLEDRLDKRFEFLMTYSDFTTPMPLTGTATAYRDNRFMMLTLQPWVDGDRKSVVTMEIIRGNYDGYLRKWARNIKSLNNPILFRPSNEMNGDWSTWSAWYLGKDTDLYIEAWKRMYRIFKEEGADNAYFVWNPHDRSYPDFAWNNPHLYYPGDEYVDFVGLTGYNNGTSHKADVWREFKDIYYPLYIEYMYYYSNKPFLVTEFSCNEVGGNKANWISDGFKYFKDMPNIKLAVWFNRIDGLWKYNINSSQEAEDAFKNSIQGDYFTNNIIMPKEDIQEEIKEDQ; this is encoded by the coding sequence ATGAAGAAAAATTTCTTATGGATTTTACTCGCAATCCTTCTAATGTCTACATTCACTTCCTATGGGGAGGAAAATTATAAAAGACATTATTTTTATTATGGAGGATACAGTAGTAAAATTCCAACTGAGTTTCAAATAAACAAATCTAGAGAGGAAATAGTAACAGAAATCACAACACAAGATGGAAGTAAAATTAAAATATACAAACAGCCTATTAAGGGATTTCGACTAAGTGACTACGTATATTATTCTAATGAAAAAATAAGGCAAGGTGTAGGAGGTTTTAGTTTAACATCTAGTGATAAAATCACTTATCCAAATACGGCTACTGCCTATAGGACATCCTATACTAGATCTAAATCAGATACTATACCCAATGATAAAAACATGTATTATGAAATCCATGAATATTATAAAGATACCAAAACTATGATAACCTTCTGGTTAAAAACTGATGAAAATCATATTGAAACATATAAAGAAATTCTAAATAATATGGCAAAGAGTACTTGGCTTATGGATTCTAAGAGTAGAATTACCATTACCAATCCTAAGGATCTAGAGCCAAAAGACACATCTCTTTTTCTTGAAGGAACAGATTTTAATATATCTATTCCAGATAACCAAATGGCTTGGGGAGTATTTCATCCCGTATCACCCTATTATGATGATTTTATAGAAGGAGTGGAAAAATTAGAAGATAGATTAGATAAGAGATTTGAGTTTCTAATGACCTACTCAGATTTTACAACTCCAATGCCTCTAACAGGCACTGCTACAGCTTATAGAGACAATAGATTTATGATGCTAACTCTACAGCCCTGGGTAGATGGAGATAGAAAAAGTGTAGTTACTATGGAAATAATAAGGGGAAACTATGATGGATATTTACGTAAGTGGGCAAGAAATATTAAAAGTCTAAATAATCCTATTTTATTTAGACCGTCTAATGAAATGAACGGAGATTGGAGTACTTGGTCTGCTTGGTATCTTGGAAAGGATACGGATCTTTACATAGAAGCTTGGAAAAGGATGTATAGGATTTTCAAAGAAGAAGGTGCTGACAATGCATACTTTGTGTGGAATCCTCACGATAGATCTTATCCAGACTTTGCTTGGAATAATCCACACCTTTATTATCCAGGAGATGAGTATGTGGACTTTGTAGGTTTAACTGGATATAACAATGGTACTTCACACAAGGCAGATGTGTGGAGAGAATTTAAGGATATATATTATCCATTATATATTGAATATATGTATTATTATTCTAATAAACCCTTCTTAGTTACAGAGTTTTCTTGTAACGAAGTAGGCGGAAACAAGGCCAATTGGATAAGTGACGGATTTAAATACTTTAAAGACATGCCTAATATAAAATTAGCCGTTTGGTTTAACCGTATAGATGGTTTATGGAAATACAATATTAATTCTTCACAAGAAGCTGAAGATGCCTTTAAAAACTCCATACAAGGTGACTATTTTACTAATAATATTATAATGCCTAAAGAAGATATTCAGGAAGAAATTAAAGAAGATCAGTAG
- a CDS encoding Crp/Fnr family transcriptional regulator encodes MNDVIGILNKCMLFKGVDEDEIENIISRINYKIEEYGKDSMVAFEEDDCNLLGIIIDGTVEIRKIYSSGKNVTLTQLKKAHIFGEAIMFSNFNQYPATVISVTKSKIIFISKEEIVKLCSQNEIILKNFMNLLSNKVLMLNKKVKELSLDTLREKICFYLFEEHKKQKSLKIKLSMSREGLAKYIGVQRPSLSREMIKLRDEGLIDFDRSTITIKDIRTIEDILI; translated from the coding sequence ATGAATGATGTAATAGGAATATTGAATAAGTGTATGTTATTTAAGGGTGTAGATGAGGATGAAATAGAAAATATAATTAGTAGGATTAATTATAAAATTGAAGAATATGGTAAAGATTCTATGGTGGCCTTTGAGGAAGATGATTGTAATTTATTAGGCATAATAATAGATGGAACTGTGGAAATAAGAAAAATTTATTCAAGTGGTAAGAATGTAACATTAACTCAATTAAAAAAGGCACACATATTTGGAGAAGCCATAATGTTTTCTAATTTTAATCAATATCCAGCTACTGTCATATCTGTTACTAAATCTAAAATAATTTTCATTTCCAAAGAAGAGATTGTAAAACTATGTAGTCAAAATGAAATCATACTTAAAAATTTCATGAATCTATTGTCTAATAAGGTATTAATGCTAAACAAAAAAGTAAAAGAGTTATCCTTAGATACCTTAAGGGAAAAAATATGCTTTTATCTATTTGAAGAACATAAAAAGCAAAAGAGTTTAAAAATAAAGCTAAGTATGTCTAGGGAGGGACTAGCTAAGTATATAGGTGTTCAGAGGCCTTCCTTATCTAGAGAAATGATAAAATTGAGGGATGAAGGTTTAATAGACTTTGACAGAAGCACTATAACAATAAAAGATATACGTACTATTGAGGATATTTTGATATAA
- a CDS encoding TIGR01906 family membrane protein — protein MKIFKYLLMFIVPLYLLLVSIEYYSFNERFYESEFKKNNISERTNINERDLRIIGRGIIDYIKGDGDNLELKIASLNYKEVFREEEKSHMLDVKRIYAYGSKVKNAIFILMIIIILILFLKNKKTLLEGLVGAGIFSISFVAILFLMISIDYYKYFTYFHKLFFKDGTWTFDEKESLLINILPLDFFQHITVRIVLMFLISSLLVSVTSYIIKKNKLPS, from the coding sequence ATGAAAATTTTTAAGTACTTACTAATGTTTATTGTACCCTTGTATTTATTATTGGTGTCTATAGAGTACTATTCTTTCAATGAAAGATTTTATGAAAGTGAGTTTAAAAAAAATAATATATCTGAAAGAACTAATATAAATGAAAGAGATTTAAGAATTATAGGAAGGGGCATAATAGATTATATAAAGGGTGATGGTGACAATTTAGAATTAAAAATAGCCTCTCTAAATTACAAAGAAGTATTTAGGGAAGAAGAAAAATCCCATATGCTAGATGTAAAAAGAATATATGCATATGGTTCTAAAGTAAAAAATGCTATATTTATTTTAATGATTATAATTATACTAATATTATTTTTAAAGAATAAAAAGACTTTATTAGAAGGCCTTGTTGGTGCTGGAATTTTTAGTATAAGCTTTGTGGCTATTTTATTTTTAATGATTAGTATAGACTATTATAAGTATTTTACTTATTTTCACAAATTATTTTTTAAAGACGGAACATGGACCTTTGATGAAAAGGAGAGTTTGCTTATAAATATATTACCTTTAGATTTTTTTCAACATATAACTGTGAGAATAGTACTTATGTTTTTAATAAGCTCCCTATTAGTTAGTGTAACTTCATATATAATCAAGAAAAACAAATTGCCTTCTTAA
- a CDS encoding ATP-binding protein — protein sequence MKRKIIHIDQDKCNGCRLCVDACHEGAIQMIDNKAQLVSDKYCDGLGDCLPVCPTDAIKMIEREADAFDEEAVKERMEMKKKMKAMPCGCPGTHAKKIEKKAPMVSKTESTQKNSFLPSQLNQWPIQLRLVNPDNDYFEGANLLVAADCTAFSYGNFHEDFIKDHITVIGCPKLDDNNYNVEKLTAIIKNNDIKSIKVARMEVPCCTGMTKAVKEAMLNARKIVDYKEVIIGLDGTIR from the coding sequence ATGAAAAGAAAAATAATTCATATAGATCAAGATAAATGTAACGGATGTAGATTATGTGTAGATGCCTGTCATGAGGGCGCTATCCAAATGATAGATAATAAGGCCCAACTGGTAAGTGATAAATACTGCGATGGACTTGGAGATTGTCTTCCTGTCTGTCCTACAGATGCTATTAAAATGATAGAAAGGGAAGCAGATGCTTTTGATGAAGAAGCTGTAAAAGAGAGAATGGAGATGAAGAAAAAGATGAAAGCAATGCCTTGTGGTTGTCCTGGAACTCACGCTAAAAAAATTGAGAAAAAAGCACCTATGGTATCTAAGACAGAAAGTACTCAAAAAAATAGTTTTTTACCATCTCAATTAAATCAATGGCCTATACAACTTAGATTAGTAAACCCTGATAATGATTATTTTGAAGGAGCTAACTTATTAGTTGCAGCTGATTGTACGGCATTTTCTTATGGTAACTTCCATGAGGATTTCATTAAGGATCACATAACTGTAATAGGTTGTCCTAAGTTAGACGATAATAATTACAATGTGGAAAAATTAACTGCCATAATAAAGAACAATGATATTAAGAGTATAAAAGTAGCTAGAATGGAAGTTCCTTGTTGTACAGGAATGACTAAGGCAGTAAAAGAAGCCATGCTAAATGCTAGAAAGATTGTAGATTATAAAGAGGTTATAATAGGTTTAGACGGAACTATTAGATAG
- a CDS encoding polysaccharide deacetylase family protein, with translation MTKRKTAAWILLISFIIVSLGAIYISNDKNRIPILTYHHISKNEDELSAITITPEKFYEDMLYLKAMGYNTVNFRDLIDYREGKRNLPENPIVVTFDDGYMSNYTYAYHILKELEMKGVISIVGSLIDESSNSGYNFMLTWDKIKEMSDSGVIEIQSHSYGLHNWGDEINSPRGVGKMEKENNEHYTARFKSDTQAIMDRVKEHTGKDITIYTYPYGIYNSETEKMLEELGIKGSLTGKRGVSSISDELFSLRRINMVGGVKSPVLMRKILITQLKIKKIPFYKVESSEERIKELENFLSYKKTGKMNF, from the coding sequence ATGACTAAGAGAAAAACTGCAGCATGGATATTACTAATAAGTTTTATTATAGTTAGCCTAGGAGCCATATACATATCTAATGATAAAAATAGAATTCCCATATTAACATATCATCATATATCAAAGAATGAAGATGAACTATCAGCTATAACCATAACACCAGAAAAATTTTATGAGGACATGCTTTATTTAAAGGCCATGGGATACAATACGGTAAATTTTAGAGACTTAATAGATTATAGGGAAGGAAAAAGAAATTTGCCTGAAAATCCTATAGTAGTCACCTTTGATGATGGATATATGAGTAATTATACTTATGCATATCACATACTAAAAGAGTTAGAAATGAAAGGTGTAATTTCCATAGTAGGAAGTCTTATAGATGAGTCAAGTAATAGTGGTTATAATTTTATGCTCACTTGGGACAAAATCAAGGAAATGAGTGATAGTGGAGTAATAGAAATACAATCCCATTCATATGGACTTCATAACTGGGGAGATGAAATAAATAGCCCTAGGGGTGTAGGTAAGATGGAGAAGGAAAATAATGAACATTATACGGCTAGGTTTAAATCTGATACACAGGCTATTATGGATAGAGTAAAGGAACATACGGGAAAAGATATAACCATATATACATATCCTTATGGAATTTACAACAGCGAAACCGAGAAGATGTTAGAAGAGCTAGGTATAAAGGGAAGTCTAACTGGAAAAAGAGGCGTATCTAGCATAAGTGATGAATTATTTTCTTTAAGGAGAATAAATATGGTTGGAGGAGTGAAATCTCCTGTGCTTATGAGAAAGATATTAATTACTCAATTAAAAATAAAAAAGATTCCATTTTACAAAGTAGAATCTAGTGAAGAGAGGATAAAAGAACTGGAAAATTTTTTGTCGTATAAAAAAACTGGAAAAATGAATTTTTAG
- a CDS encoding zinc ribbon domain-containing protein, whose product MLIIGVGRRTIKNYGSLKTDYCNRCSNNSDFQLHRHTKWITLFFIPLIPYGKDSLIVCPRCGYYEKIDEITFAKLKTAVENREVITQIPLKQEFDPYMGKNETQVNFLKEMANYKKERLKKSNTN is encoded by the coding sequence ATGTTAATCATAGGAGTAGGTCGTAGGACCATTAAAAATTATGGATCCTTAAAAACGGATTATTGCAATAGATGTTCTAATAATTCTGATTTTCAATTACATAGACACACTAAATGGATTACGTTATTTTTTATCCCCCTAATCCCTTATGGAAAAGATAGTTTAATCGTATGCCCTAGATGTGGATATTATGAAAAAATAGATGAAATAACTTTTGCTAAACTTAAAACTGCTGTAGAAAACAGAGAAGTTATTACGCAAATTCCTTTGAAACAGGAATTTGACCCCTACATGGGAAAAAATGAAACTCAAGTTAACTTTCTAAAAGAAATGGCTAACTATAAAAAAGAACGTCTAAAAAAAAGTAATACTAATTAA
- a CDS encoding UBA domain-containing protein, producing the protein MSITLEKVDMVRERTGARYKDVKEALEIHNGDVLDAIIYLEEKMRGNKQENKIVNKISKKAQDIYNEYEVSDKSKEIINSTREIAKKGKGKVEQITEDSHIKDKAKNLAENVLNMGTKIKGRVKKSRIQEIKRESENEIIIYPTRPSDDENL; encoded by the coding sequence ATGAGTATTACTTTAGAAAAGGTAGACATGGTAAGAGAAAGAACTGGCGCTAGATATAAGGATGTTAAAGAGGCTTTAGAAATACATAATGGAGACGTATTAGATGCTATAATTTATTTAGAGGAAAAAATGAGAGGGAATAAACAGGAAAATAAAATAGTTAATAAGATAAGCAAAAAAGCTCAAGACATATATAATGAATATGAAGTTTCAGACAAAAGTAAGGAAATAATAAATTCCACTCGTGAAATTGCTAAAAAGGGTAAGGGTAAAGTAGAACAGATTACGGAAGATTCCCATATTAAGGATAAGGCTAAAAATTTAGCTGAAAATGTTTTAAACATGGGAACTAAGATTAAAGGAAGAGTTAAGAAGTCTAGAATACAAGAAATAAAAAGAGAAAGTGAAAATGAAATAATAATATATCCAACAAGACCATCAGATGATGAAAACCTATAG
- a CDS encoding lactate utilization protein translates to MDKNAKWVVEKRIERTIEALKKNNMNGYHAEKKGDVVDIIKTLINKGDTVSVGGSMSLFECGVQEFLRNGDYNFLDRYAEGLTPDDIKDIYRKSFCADGYFTSTNAITEDGYLYNVDGRGNRVAAMIYGPDKVIVVAGANKIVKDVKEAIDRNERIAAPANSKRLDRKTPCKELGYCVECSSPERICSDYVLIKKQMDKNRIHVILVEESLGY, encoded by the coding sequence ATGGATAAGAATGCAAAGTGGGTTGTGGAAAAGAGGATTGAGAGGACTATTGAGGCCTTAAAGAAAAATAATATGAATGGATATCATGCTGAAAAGAAAGGAGATGTGGTAGATATAATTAAAACCTTAATCAATAAGGGGGATACGGTTTCTGTGGGAGGTTCCATGTCTTTATTTGAATGTGGAGTGCAAGAGTTTTTGAGAAATGGAGATTATAATTTCTTAGATAGGTATGCAGAGGGGTTAACTCCTGATGATATTAAGGATATATATAGAAAGAGTTTTTGTGCAGATGGATATTTTACTAGTACTAATGCAATTACAGAAGATGGATACTTATACAATGTGGATGGCCGTGGAAACCGTGTTGCTGCCATGATTTATGGTCCAGATAAGGTAATAGTAGTAGCTGGGGCTAACAAGATAGTAAAGGATGTTAAAGAGGCAATTGATAGGAATGAAAGGATAGCAGCACCTGCTAATTCTAAAAGACTAGATAGAAAAACTCCCTGTAAAGAGTTAGGATATTGTGTAGAATGTAGTTCTCCAGAAAGAATTTGTAGTGATTATGTTCTAATTAAGAAGCAAATGGATAAAAACAGAATCCATGTTATATTAGTGGAAGAATCCTTAGGGTATTAA
- a CDS encoding iron-containing alcohol dehydrogenase — MNKFQFSIPTDVIFGCGSLNRLSKVGKRIGKKALLVTGKSSMRKTGILDRVVKLLNEGSVEVVVNEGVDPNPKTNYINDMVTLAKEEKCDFVIGLGGGSSMDAAKAIALVVANGGIIEDYLPGGERANMRGIKGALPIVAISTTAGTGSEVTMFSVITNPITKEKPGIGHRCLYPKVSIVDPELMVSVPKSITKNTGIDVLFHAIEAYISKGATPFTDMYAKEAISLVLNNLHKVLEDGTNIEAREKMAWANTLAGIAITHGGTIGIHGMGHPVSGHTNSAHGATLATLGVAFLEETWDGHIDRYASLTELLGFHTSNLSKEEAAAKSSVALKEVLNNIGATETLSDLGVTKDMIDPLVKDTFRTMIGCIKLTLKELNEEDLKRIYEKSL, encoded by the coding sequence ATGAACAAATTTCAATTTAGTATTCCCACAGATGTAATCTTTGGATGTGGTTCTTTAAATAGATTATCTAAAGTAGGAAAGCGTATTGGGAAAAAGGCATTATTAGTTACTGGGAAAAGTAGCATGAGAAAAACGGGTATATTAGATAGGGTTGTAAAACTCCTTAATGAAGGCAGTGTGGAAGTAGTTGTAAATGAAGGGGTAGATCCTAACCCTAAAACTAACTATATAAATGATATGGTAACTCTAGCTAAAGAAGAAAAATGTGATTTTGTAATTGGATTAGGTGGAGGAAGTTCGATGGATGCAGCTAAGGCCATAGCTTTAGTTGTGGCTAATGGAGGCATTATAGAAGATTATCTTCCTGGTGGAGAACGTGCTAACATGAGAGGCATAAAAGGTGCACTACCTATAGTTGCCATAAGTACTACGGCGGGAACTGGCTCTGAGGTAACCATGTTTAGTGTAATAACTAATCCTATCACTAAAGAAAAACCAGGTATAGGACATAGATGTTTATATCCTAAAGTATCCATAGTAGATCCAGAATTAATGGTAAGTGTACCTAAGAGCATTACTAAAAATACAGGAATTGATGTGTTATTCCATGCCATAGAGGCATACATATCAAAGGGTGCTACACCATTTACAGATATGTATGCAAAGGAAGCAATAAGTTTAGTACTTAATAATTTACATAAAGTATTAGAAGATGGGACTAATATAGAGGCTAGAGAAAAGATGGCTTGGGCCAATACATTGGCAGGAATAGCTATTACCCATGGGGGAACTATAGGGATTCATGGAATGGGCCATCCTGTAAGCGGTCATACTAATTCAGCACATGGAGCCACATTGGCCACATTGGGAGTAGCTTTTTTAGAAGAAACTTGGGATGGACACATAGATAGGTATGCATCTTTAACGGAACTTTTAGGATTTCATACTTCTAATTTAAGTAAAGAAGAAGCGGCAGCTAAATCATCTGTAGCATTAAAAGAAGTACTAAATAATATAGGAGCTACAGAGACTTTAAGTGATTTAGGTGTTACTAAGGATATGATAGATCCATTAGTAAAGGACACTTTTAGAACTATGATAGGGTGTATAAAGCTAACATTAAAAGAATTAAATGAAGAAGATTTAAAGAGAATTTATGAAAAATCTCTTTAA
- a CDS encoding NUDIX hydrolase, producing the protein MKLATLCYIQNDDKTLLLHRIKKENDVHKGLWIGLGGKLENGESPEDCVIREIKEESGLTIKNPKLRGIMTFPKFKDNEDWYVFLYTANEFHGEIIESNEGDLKWVENNKVLDMPTWEGDLIFLKWLLENKGMFSAKFVYENKKLMDYEVTFH; encoded by the coding sequence ATGAAACTAGCCACATTATGTTATATACAAAATGATGATAAAACATTGCTTTTACATAGAATTAAAAAGGAAAATGATGTTCATAAGGGCCTTTGGATAGGATTAGGTGGAAAACTGGAAAATGGGGAAAGTCCAGAAGATTGTGTAATAAGGGAAATTAAAGAGGAAAGTGGCCTCACTATTAAAAATCCTAAGTTAAGGGGAATTATGACCTTTCCTAAATTTAAAGATAATGAGGATTGGTATGTTTTTTTATATACGGCAAATGAGTTTCATGGTGAAATTATAGAATCTAATGAAGGGGATTTAAAATGGGTGGAGAATAATAAAGTGTTGGATATGCCAACTTGGGAAGGTGATTTGATTTTTCTAAAATGGTTATTAGAAAACAAGGGAATGTTCAGTGCAAAGTTTGTATATGAAAATAAAAAACTTATGGATTATGAGGTGACATTCCACTAG
- a CDS encoding YjfB family protein encodes MDVGSLSMAMSQASLSQQVSLSVAKMTMDTAEVSSANMVKMMEQSVNPSVGSNLDIKL; translated from the coding sequence ATGGATGTAGGTTCTTTATCAATGGCCATGAGTCAAGCAAGTTTAAGCCAACAAGTATCCTTATCTGTTGCTAAAATGACTATGGACACAGCGGAAGTATCTAGTGCTAATATGGTAAAAATGATGGAACAAAGTGTTAATCCTAGCGTAGGATCTAATTTAGATATTAAGTTATAA
- a CDS encoding pyridoxal-phosphate dependent enzyme — translation MNDDIIKNRVGKTPLVRAKKLEQELNIGNIYLKLEGNNPSKRKTDRLAYMIIKDALELNMKVICLGMACDLAKSLAFLCEYYNLECVFVFPQKNRWLKYREFQKDYIELIEYGKNEMESIEYCNQLSKEKGYYNANLGIENNILNMASLSAISEELAIQIKKPIDSIFVQMGYGFSISGMYLGFRKLWMNDEISKMPSLYSCTVEEGNIIYDKYKETSGYLKEYKPVKKTKYNKYVRIAESKMMENVLDAVIDTNGTIIGIEEDELISFVKYFKNLEKIKLSIENAYALAGFIKKAKEGSLKYGNHVILLNDGHIDLEVKTIEEVEGIHIIKLIELLDNWLMEYTDPLEEIREAVNNAIKNGHVLLALLDNRIVGITVIVNTGFETFIPTYHLAYIATDKKAKGRGVATQLIQKAIDLTGGNISLHVGRDNKNAVKLYEKMGFKKSYLRMIHQGWKNL, via the coding sequence TTGAATGATGATATTATAAAAAATAGAGTTGGAAAAACCCCTTTGGTACGTGCAAAAAAACTGGAACAAGAACTGAATATAGGAAATATTTATCTGAAATTGGAAGGAAATAATCCTAGTAAAAGAAAGACTGACCGTCTAGCCTACATGATCATAAAGGATGCCTTAGAGTTAAATATGAAAGTTATTTGTTTAGGAATGGCTTGTGATTTAGCTAAATCCTTAGCCTTTCTCTGTGAGTATTACAATTTAGAGTGTGTTTTTGTGTTCCCACAGAAAAATAGATGGTTAAAGTATAGGGAATTTCAAAAGGATTATATAGAACTAATAGAGTATGGAAAAAATGAAATGGAAAGTATAGAATATTGTAATCAGTTATCAAAAGAAAAGGGGTATTATAATGCCAACTTAGGTATAGAAAACAATATTTTAAATATGGCGTCCCTTTCTGCAATTAGTGAAGAGTTAGCTATTCAGATAAAGAAGCCTATAGATTCCATATTTGTACAGATGGGTTATGGGTTTTCCATATCAGGAATGTATTTGGGATTTAGAAAGCTATGGATGAATGATGAAATATCTAAGATGCCCTCACTATATAGTTGTACTGTAGAGGAGGGGAATATAATTTATGATAAGTATAAAGAAACAAGTGGATACTTGAAGGAGTATAAGCCTGTAAAAAAAACAAAATATAATAAATATGTTAGGATAGCCGAAAGTAAGATGATGGAAAATGTACTAGATGCTGTTATAGATACAAATGGAACAATTATAGGGATAGAAGAAGATGAACTCATTTCCTTTGTTAAGTATTTTAAAAATTTAGAAAAGATTAAGCTGTCAATTGAAAATGCGTATGCTTTAGCAGGATTTATTAAGAAAGCTAAAGAGGGGAGTCTGAAATATGGAAATCATGTAATTTTGCTGAACGATGGACATATAGACTTAGAAGTAAAAACCATAGAAGAGGTTGAGGGAATTCATATTATTAAATTAATTGAGTTGTTAGATAATTGGTTAATGGAATATACTGATCCTTTAGAAGAAATACGAGAAGCTGTAAATAATGCTATTAAAAATGGACATGTTTTATTGGCATTACTAGACAATAGGATAGTTGGTATAACAGTTATTGTAAATACAGGTTTTGAAACATTTATACCAACCTACCATTTAGCATATATTGCAACGGATAAAAAGGCTAAAGGAAGAGGTGTTGCTACTCAACTAATACAAAAGGCGATAGATTTAACTGGAGGTAATATTTCATTGCATGTTGGAAGAGATAATAAAAATGCTGTTAAATTGTATGAAAAAATGGGTTTTAAGAAGAGTTATCTTAGAATGATACATCAAGGGTGGAAAAATCTATAG
- a CDS encoding transglutaminase domain-containing protein, producing the protein MKKILLSIFMCLLLFNTTYGAEISDDDYYLKNSGYTKEEFQYLYNTIVKGIKNVSINEETFESVPYKPGINYVIKKAFMDYDHLNYVSGVRYVYSRGNRNIKNIYFEYNYIRDDIKKRMNEADVKADEVIKEIIKEEMTDFEKVVAVHDYIINNTRYDYEGFKSGKIPNWEHTAYGPLIRKTGVCDGYSKAFMLILKKLGIECISIKSDNHAWNMVKLQDKYYHVDLTFDDPYNEEGDMLSYAYFFIDDSEMAKDHNWNSEIYPKCDTIDFNYYKNNLGMIDSAKDETEFKEKITAAINNRIEYVYLKVDNTNMDIDKLIPEVLIENRYNIKISYSYKIFDDSFKISIIYN; encoded by the coding sequence ATGAAAAAAATATTATTGAGTATTTTTATGTGTCTATTACTATTTAATACTACATATGGAGCGGAAATATCTGATGATGATTATTACTTGAAAAATAGTGGATACACTAAAGAAGAATTTCAGTATCTATATAACACCATAGTAAAAGGAATTAAAAATGTATCGATTAATGAGGAAACTTTTGAATCAGTTCCTTATAAGCCAGGTATAAACTATGTAATAAAAAAGGCATTCATGGATTATGATCATTTAAACTATGTAAGTGGTGTAAGATATGTATATTCTAGGGGAAATAGAAATATTAAGAATATATATTTTGAATATAATTACATTAGAGATGATATTAAAAAGAGAATGAATGAAGCTGATGTAAAGGCTGATGAAGTAATAAAAGAAATAATAAAGGAAGAGATGACAGACTTTGAAAAAGTAGTGGCAGTCCATGATTATATAATAAACAATACTAGGTATGATTATGAAGGGTTCAAAAGTGGAAAAATACCTAACTGGGAACATACGGCCTACGGTCCGCTAATTAGGAAGACTGGGGTATGTGATGGTTATTCTAAGGCTTTCATGTTAATTCTAAAGAAATTAGGAATAGAATGCATAAGTATAAAAAGCGACAACCATGCATGGAATATGGTGAAACTGCAAGATAAATATTATCATGTGGATTTAACCTTTGATGATCCATACAATGAAGAGGGGGATATGCTAAGTTATGCATATTTCTTCATAGATGATAGTGAAATGGCAAAGGACCATAATTGGAATAGTGAAATATATCCAAAATGTGATACTATAGATTTTAATTATTATAAGAATAATTTGGGTATGATAGACTCTGCTAAAGATGAAACAGAGTTTAAGGAAAAGATAACAGCAGCTATAAACAATAGGATTGAATATGTATATTTAAAAGTAGATAACACTAATATGGATATAGATAAGTTAATCCCAGAAGTGCTAATAGAAAATAGGTATAATATAAAAATCAGTTATAGCTATAAGATCTTTGATGACAGTTTTAAAATAAGTATAATTTATAACTAG